AAGCTCCGGCGCGCGGAGTACGAGGCGGCCCAGGCCCGGTTCGCGAAGCGCCGTTCGTCCCGGACAGGCAACCCGGCAGCCCGTAAGACGGCCAAGGCGAAGAAGGCCCGCCGCAAGTAGGGGGACCCCGTTCCGGGGCGGGACGCGGGCGGCACGATGGCCCCATGACCGCAACGGACTCCCCGGACACCACTCCGGAACACGCCCCGGACCCCGCAACCCCGCGCGCCCTGTCCTTCGACCGGGCGGCCGCCCAGTACGCCGAGGCCCGGCCCGGCTACCCGTCGGCCCTGTTCGACGCCGTCGAGGAGCTCGCCGGCCGCCCCCTGCGCGGCGCCCGAACCCTCGACGTGGGCGCGGGCACCGGCATCTCCACCCGCCGCCTCCATGACCGCGGCGCCCACGTCGTCGCCGTGGAGCCGGGCCCCGGCATGGCGGCGGAACTGCGCCGGTCCCTGCCCCGCGTCCCGCTGGTGCGGGGTGACGGCAACAGCCTCCCCTTCGCCACTGCCTCGGCCGACCTGATCACTTACGCCCAGTCGTGGCACTGGACCGACCGCGCCCGCTCCACCCCCGAGGCCCTGCGCGTCCTGC
This genomic interval from Streptomyces sp. NBC_00464 contains the following:
- a CDS encoding class I SAM-dependent methyltransferase, giving the protein MTATDSPDTTPEHAPDPATPRALSFDRAAAQYAEARPGYPSALFDAVEELAGRPLRGARTLDVGAGTGISTRRLHDRGAHVVAVEPGPGMAAELRRSLPRVPLVRGDGNSLPFATASADLITYAQSWHWTDRARSTPEALRVLRPGGALALWWNVSDHTVPWVADQDARLRRFFRDEAGAEDESAHGSPARTRGLLPELAFVHRRIPWTRRIPLTAHLANLGSHSAFLVLGAEPTRRFLAEEREYLASLFPDGTVEEAYIVDLNVAAR